One Hallerella porci DNA window includes the following coding sequences:
- a CDS encoding secretin N-terminal domain-containing protein: MNKIVRWILISLMTLSFASAFAQEAAPNNKLYDFRFVNMNFNAAFQSISTMAGVDIVLAPDVSGKISNLQVTKKSWQDVLKLVCDTYDLTWTIEDKYVYVQRSTAYQEKQKRLADKAMEEERNAPLVRKNFQVEHAKADELVKVLETMKSSRGKITTVERTNSIIVYDTEKSLAQMENALEELDVETLQIMITAKLVVVSSDLARELGVDWTAKMGTTALTPGVAGTPTGSVAGASRTSVAMHSLPNNGVSPGVTNATTAISASVLDNNVQVAVASILSDASTEVLATPQISTMDNVEAQIFMGDQISIRVIDDDGESSTKMVETGIKLVVTPHVSGDNRIMLDLHPQNDSYRYDEMGQVVISKQEAETKVVVGDGETVVIGGLTRNEHQETESGIPFLMDIPVLGNLFKYTKKTVTKNDLVIFVTPRIIHNYVGKFPLSEAPKTKVVPAADAEKQVAPVAKPVQAQPQEAQAQPAAEAAPQPKEDEAAVAGDSVPAGSAEEGW, encoded by the coding sequence ATGAATAAAATCGTTCGTTGGATTCTGATTTCGCTGATGACGCTCAGCTTTGCTTCGGCGTTTGCGCAGGAAGCGGCTCCAAATAATAAATTATACGACTTCCGGTTCGTGAATATGAACTTCAATGCCGCGTTCCAGTCGATTTCGACGATGGCGGGCGTGGACATTGTGCTTGCTCCGGATGTTTCGGGAAAAATTTCGAATCTTCAAGTGACGAAGAAGTCTTGGCAAGATGTGCTGAAACTCGTCTGCGACACGTATGATCTTACTTGGACGATTGAAGACAAGTATGTCTATGTGCAGCGTTCGACCGCTTATCAAGAAAAGCAAAAACGCTTAGCGGATAAAGCGATGGAAGAAGAACGGAACGCTCCGCTCGTGCGCAAGAACTTCCAAGTGGAACACGCCAAAGCAGACGAACTCGTCAAAGTTCTCGAAACGATGAAGTCGAGCCGCGGTAAAATTACGACGGTGGAACGCACCAATTCCATCATCGTTTACGATACCGAAAAGAGCCTTGCGCAGATGGAAAATGCGCTCGAAGAATTGGATGTGGAAACTCTCCAAATCATGATTACGGCAAAGCTCGTCGTCGTGTCTAGCGACTTAGCTCGTGAACTCGGTGTTGATTGGACTGCGAAAATGGGAACGACTGCACTTACACCGGGTGTTGCTGGAACGCCAACAGGGAGTGTTGCTGGAGCATCTCGGACAAGTGTTGCGATGCATTCCTTACCGAACAATGGCGTTTCTCCGGGCGTTACGAATGCTACGACCGCAATTTCGGCAAGTGTTTTGGATAATAATGTACAAGTTGCCGTGGCGAGCATCCTTTCGGACGCATCGACAGAAGTGCTTGCGACTCCGCAAATTTCGACGATGGATAACGTGGAAGCGCAAATCTTTATGGGCGACCAGATTTCAATCCGCGTGATCGATGATGACGGTGAATCTTCGACGAAGATGGTGGAAACCGGCATTAAATTGGTGGTGACTCCGCATGTTTCGGGCGATAACCGCATTATGTTGGATTTGCATCCGCAGAATGACTCTTACCGTTACGATGAAATGGGACAAGTTGTGATTAGTAAGCAAGAAGCCGAAACAAAAGTCGTCGTCGGCGATGGCGAAACGGTTGTTATCGGCGGCTTAACTCGTAACGAACATCAAGAAACCGAATCGGGAATTCCGTTCCTCATGGACATTCCGGTTCTCGGCAATCTTTTCAAGTACACAAAGAAAACGGTGACGAAAAACGACCTCGTCATCTTTGTGACGCCGCGGATTATTCATAATTATGTGGGCAAATTCCCGCTTTCCGAAGCGCCGAAAACCAAGGTAGTTCCGGCGGCAGATGCAGAAAAGCAAGTTGCTCCGGTTGCAAAGCCCGTTCAAGCTCAGCCGCAAGAAGCGCAAGCTCAGCCCGCAGCAGAAGCCGCACCGCAGCCGAAAGAAGATGAAGCTGCAGTCGCGGGCGATTCAGTTCCCGCAGGAAGTGCCGAAGAAGGCTGGTAA
- a CDS encoding HD domain-containing phosphohydrolase gives MHSILVGIQCLGIAILAGELVYAKLHAPSSNQNYMSAFIACTFMVFVGYLIEMTATTVDVALIGKKISYLGKPAAILLPAFFVAKICKVKIPQGIKISLFLYSVIIILMAVTCNYHYLYYTSYALDTSGVVSKLKTTPGIFYHSFSVLTIGGILFTAGVLVRAFRHVKSSWEKDKLLLICFIPLVGILCKSVSMSGILGDFDISYAASLVSSLCLLLFFAKYSIFDVVALSKDAAFDEHPSGFVVLDKRDQVVLKNKMAMKLYPEIFERFGPDDIIKKLKSLSNQTFSLPSNKILRVIIYPIVKKGMERGNVIVLRNVTETQTYQHRLEVEVRNRTKEIKDLQRSVIMAFANVAAVRDVCPQDHVKNTSECVEVIAKSLKAHGDYAEILTDEYIANLKNAMPLHDIGKIAISDSILKKSSALTDAEVEIFKTHTQIGARLLEENLAGLEDENFVRIAKEIAKYHHERWNGNGYFGMKGEEIPLSARIAAIADSFDYLIANPQFAKTMTQEEAVQKIQVLRGADFEPCIVDAFVREISTIWKS, from the coding sequence ATGCACTCTATTTTGGTTGGAATTCAGTGTCTCGGAATCGCAATTTTAGCGGGTGAATTGGTGTATGCAAAATTGCATGCGCCGTCTTCTAATCAGAATTATATGTCGGCGTTTATTGCGTGCACTTTCATGGTCTTTGTCGGCTATTTAATTGAAATGACTGCGACCACTGTCGATGTGGCGTTAATCGGGAAAAAAATTAGTTACTTGGGAAAGCCTGCAGCTATTCTTTTGCCCGCATTTTTTGTCGCAAAAATTTGCAAAGTGAAAATCCCGCAAGGAATTAAAATTTCGCTGTTTCTTTATTCGGTGATAATTATTCTGATGGCGGTGACTTGTAATTATCATTATCTCTATTATACAAGTTATGCGCTGGACACGAGTGGGGTAGTTTCAAAGCTCAAAACGACGCCCGGAATTTTTTATCACAGTTTTTCGGTTTTAACAATCGGGGGAATTCTTTTTACGGCGGGAGTTTTGGTGCGCGCATTTCGCCATGTGAAAAGTTCTTGGGAAAAAGACAAACTTTTATTGATTTGTTTCATTCCTTTGGTGGGAATTCTTTGCAAATCGGTGTCGATGAGCGGAATTCTCGGCGATTTTGATATTTCGTATGCGGCTTCTTTAGTAAGCTCCCTTTGCTTGTTATTATTCTTTGCCAAGTACAGCATTTTTGATGTGGTCGCCTTGAGCAAAGACGCCGCCTTCGATGAACATCCGAGCGGATTTGTCGTTTTGGATAAACGCGATCAAGTCGTCTTAAAAAATAAAATGGCGATGAAACTTTATCCCGAAATTTTTGAACGCTTCGGACCCGATGACATTATCAAAAAATTGAAATCGCTGAGCAATCAAACTTTTAGTTTGCCGTCAAATAAAATTTTACGCGTAATCATTTATCCGATTGTGAAAAAAGGAATGGAACGCGGAAATGTCATCGTCTTGCGCAATGTAACGGAAACGCAGACATATCAACATCGCTTAGAAGTGGAAGTGCGAAACCGCACCAAAGAAATCAAAGATTTGCAGCGTTCGGTGATTATGGCTTTTGCGAATGTCGCTGCAGTGCGAGATGTTTGCCCGCAAGATCATGTTAAAAATACGAGTGAATGCGTCGAAGTCATCGCGAAAAGTTTGAAAGCGCATGGCGATTACGCAGAAATTCTCACGGACGAATATATTGCGAATTTGAAAAATGCAATGCCGCTGCACGATATTGGAAAAATCGCAATCTCGGATTCGATTTTGAAAAAGTCATCTGCATTAACGGATGCCGAAGTGGAAATTTTCAAAACGCACACGCAAATCGGCGCCAGACTTTTGGAAGAAAATTTAGCGGGATTGGAAGATGAAAATTTTGTCCGCATCGCCAAAGAAATTGCGAAATATCATCACGAGCGTTGGAATGGTAACGGCTACTTCGGCATGAAGGGCGAAGAAATTCCGTTGAGTGCGCGCATTGCGGCAATCGCCGATAGTTTTGATTATTTAATTGCCAATCCGCAGTTTGCAAAAACAATGACCCAAGAAGAAGCGGTTCAAAAAATTCAAGTGCTGCGAGGTGCTGATTTTGAACCGTGCATTGTAGATGCTTTCGTGCGGGAAATTTCAACGATTTGGAAAAGTTGA
- a CDS encoding GGDEF domain-containing protein, producing the protein MLTVYFVGILIFLGVMNWMAFGVVKRKSVVLKTLWNVVLFINLVVISSVLSTFIPNHFAAVFSRSVHYIATQWMLFYVLLFFERYTKKSEDYKYVRRITFVVSIINSVSLLLNPFFGHIVIGEWTQSISGMSFWEFINVKPGYYIFHFIYITILSLFIFLSLIHRVVIASQHTRMKYMTTLVLISSSILLEVIASYRSEHLYDYPLFAYMLSMILIIYYALCYVTKSVVEKTLTQIMLETDIGTVCFDAEEKCIYANDAMKKIYGEKMKLNDYEEICKTDLFGVSLNKQIEKSFEKEVVTPLGKRYFDVSFRKLKDEHGNDIGCYFLYQDKTAFMKKALDDCYRLTHDEITGFYNRRRFIEIVDKNHRRHRDDEYYIVCTDIKDFKLLNDLFDRITGNDVLRRMSEIFAEIMPKSAVCARLQSDRFAFYLKKDEFNRLKYLNAIGTISKLLAEKDYQILVHTGIYETKGCEESASTMCDRAHMAISLIKEDYNKKISFYDKKFLVTALREKRYTSEFEVALSKRQFKMYLQAQVTPNGNVCGAEALVRWIHPESGLIPPYEFISVFEKSGLIHKLDLFIWEEAAKKLAEWKKEGRDDLHISVNISTKDFQHLDLFATFTNLVRKYGISPQKLKLEITESSMMLDLEKQLLLIDKLQNFGFDIEIDDFGSGYSSLNMLKSIHANVLKLDMGFLRNIKEVDALRAKDILKSTVNLAKVLKMTVITEGVETLDQVEFLTQAGSDYFQGYYFAKPISVGDFEEKFLKQ; encoded by the coding sequence ATGTTAACAGTTTACTTTGTAGGTATTTTGATTTTTCTCGGCGTCATGAATTGGATGGCGTTTGGCGTTGTCAAACGGAAATCCGTTGTGCTGAAAACGCTGTGGAATGTGGTTTTGTTCATCAATCTCGTCGTAATTTCGAGCGTCCTTTCGACATTTATTCCGAATCATTTTGCGGCGGTGTTCTCGCGGAGCGTGCATTATATCGCAACGCAGTGGATGCTTTTTTATGTGCTGCTTTTCTTTGAACGTTATACGAAAAAATCCGAAGATTATAAATACGTTCGTCGAATTACTTTTGTCGTTTCAATTATCAATAGCGTTTCGCTTTTGCTCAATCCATTCTTCGGGCACATCGTCATCGGTGAATGGACGCAATCTATATCGGGAATGTCTTTTTGGGAATTTATCAATGTAAAACCTGGCTATTACATTTTCCATTTTATTTACATCACAATTCTTTCGCTGTTTATTTTCTTGAGTTTAATTCATCGTGTGGTAATCGCATCGCAGCATACTCGTATGAAATATATGACGACTCTCGTTTTAATTTCGTCGAGCATTCTTCTCGAAGTGATTGCATCGTATCGCAGCGAACATCTTTACGATTATCCGCTCTTTGCTTATATGCTTTCGATGATTTTAATCATCTATTATGCACTTTGTTATGTGACAAAATCTGTCGTCGAAAAAACGTTGACGCAGATTATGCTCGAAACCGATATTGGAACAGTTTGCTTCGACGCCGAAGAAAAATGCATTTACGCAAACGATGCGATGAAAAAAATTTACGGCGAAAAAATGAAATTAAACGACTACGAAGAAATTTGTAAAACGGATTTATTCGGCGTTTCCTTGAATAAGCAAATCGAAAAATCTTTTGAAAAAGAAGTTGTCACGCCTTTGGGAAAACGCTATTTCGATGTTTCGTTCCGCAAATTAAAAGACGAACATGGAAATGATATCGGCTGTTATTTCTTGTATCAAGATAAAACCGCCTTTATGAAAAAAGCGCTTGACGATTGCTATCGTTTAACTCACGACGAAATCACCGGATTTTATAATCGTCGCCGTTTCATTGAAATCGTAGACAAAAATCATCGGCGTCATCGCGATGACGAATATTACATTGTCTGCACCGATATTAAAGATTTTAAACTTTTGAACGATCTTTTTGATCGCATCACCGGAAACGATGTGCTGCGGAGAATGTCGGAAATTTTTGCAGAAATTATGCCGAAAAGTGCAGTTTGCGCAAGGCTTCAGAGCGACCGTTTTGCGTTCTATTTGAAAAAAGATGAATTTAATCGTTTAAAATATTTGAATGCGATTGGGACCATTTCTAAACTCCTTGCCGAAAAAGATTATCAGATTCTAGTGCACACGGGAATTTACGAAACGAAGGGCTGCGAAGAATCCGCTTCGACGATGTGCGATCGCGCGCACATGGCAATTTCGCTCATCAAAGAAGATTACAATAAAAAAATTTCGTTCTATGATAAAAAATTCTTGGTGACGGCGCTCCGCGAAAAACGTTACACGAGTGAATTTGAAGTGGCACTTTCTAAGCGGCAATTTAAAATGTATTTGCAAGCGCAAGTGACGCCGAACGGAAATGTCTGCGGCGCCGAAGCGCTTGTGCGTTGGATTCATCCTGAAAGCGGACTTATCCCGCCGTATGAATTCATCAGTGTTTTTGAAAAATCAGGATTGATTCATAAATTGGATTTATTTATTTGGGAAGAAGCGGCGAAAAAATTAGCGGAATGGAAAAAAGAAGGCCGCGACGATTTGCATATTTCGGTGAATATTTCGACGAAAGATTTTCAGCATTTGGATTTATTCGCCACATTTACGAATCTTGTGCGCAAATATGGAATTTCTCCGCAAAAATTAAAGTTGGAAATTACAGAAAGTTCGATGATGTTGGATTTGGAAAAGCAACTTTTGCTGATTGATAAACTGCAAAATTTCGGATTTGACATTGAAATCGATGACTTTGGCAGCGGCTATTCTTCGCTCAATATGCTCAAATCGATTCACGCCAATGTGCTGAAATTGGATATGGGATTTTTGCGCAATATCAAAGAAGTCGATGCTTTGCGCGCTAAAGATATTTTGAAATCGACTGTCAATTTGGCAAAGGTTTTGAAAATGACGGTGATTACCGAAGGCGTTGAAACTTTGGATCAAGTTGAATTTTTAACGCAAGCGGGCAGCGATTATTTCCAAGGTTATTATTTTGCAAAGCCAATTTCTGTCGGCGACTTTGAAGAAAAATTCTTAAAACAATAA